Proteins found in one Planococcus citri chromosome 2, ihPlaCitr1.1, whole genome shotgun sequence genomic segment:
- the LOC135836633 gene encoding uncharacterized protein LOC135836633, giving the protein MYDWNLDNKSKMAINTLKCVLFLLPLMKADEMAEYNIVDFNQLPTIHLEQFYSDVFSEMNIFYEPNTNSAVPLISKSAGNIEKNFFRRIYGNLPCVCTWGGCDCCVDIKIRILNVLQNGCVKLRALSNDNTGIQTELQLNQQSIIRRRISFDQTPPLCIPFPPFPAISICIRLTDIMRDGGNIKACVHFDLRITGTLAPLWTLQFTCVRFGFSGISWFQPETPTPPQSLPQPNGFLLTPPVFNYLVFF; this is encoded by the exons ATGTATGATTGG AATTTAGATAATAAATCCAAGATGGCAATAAACACGCTGAaatgtgtattatttttattacctttGATGAAAGCAGATGAAATGGCAGAATATAATATTGTGGATTTCAATCAATTGCCTACTATTCATTTGGAACAATTTTATTCCG ATGTTTTTTCTGAGATGAACATTTTCTACGAACCCAATACAAATAGCGCTGTGCCATTAATAAGTAAATCGGCTGGTAACATTGAGAAGAATTTCTTTCGAagaatttatggaaatttaccATGCGTATGCACGTGGGGAGGATGCGATTGCTGCGTCGATATTAAAATCAGAATTCTAAACGTGCTACAAAACG GTTGTGTGAAATTGCGAGCACTAAGCAATGATAATACAGGTATACAAACAGAATTGCAGCTAAATCAGCAGTCAATTATCCGAAGAAGGATATCAT TTGATCAAACACCGCCGCTTTGCATACCCTTCCCGCCTTTTCCTGCTATATCGATATGTATTAGGTTGACCGACATTATGAGAGACGGAGGGAACATTAAAGCATGTGTCCATTTCGATTTACGAATTACTGGTACATTGGCTCCGCTTTGGACTTTACAGTTTACTTGCGTTCGTTTCGGTTTTAGCGGAATTTCTTGGTTTCAACCTGAAACGCCAACTCCACCTCAATCATTGCCTCAGCCAAATGGGTTTTTGTTAACTCCCcctgtttttaattatttagtttttttttaa
- the LOC135836634 gene encoding uncharacterized protein LOC135836634, translating into MGSLNATNGIWILFIFFLLIPLLSSQNTTISGPISTTTPKAPNRVNRYPCRCFEGECGCCSGAILSNFNINVQNRACVNVTYFPEDFEFHMRFILNDVTFYQRRMSGKNPRPLCASIPYITLVKMCVVFSNVYVVSRNLHMCLSIDGKFRENTLFSYSFDCIRVGTSGIALLKPEEGGGLGPPKPVIDNATVGEDYDAIVASEGDDIQSAKLA; encoded by the exons ATGGGTAGTTTGAATGCCACTAACGGCATTTGGATACTCTTTATATTCTTTCTTCTGATACCACTTCTATCTTCGC aaaatacgACGATTTCTGGACCAATTTCGACAACAACTCCAAAAGCGCCGAATCGAGTGAACAGGTATCCTTGCCGTTGTTTTGAGGGAGAATGTGGTTGTTGTTCTGGAGCAATTTTGTCTAATTTCAACATAAATGTTCAAAATCGAGCTTGCGTAAATGTAACTTATTTTCCAGAAGATTTCGAATTTCACATGCGATTCATATTGAACGATGTTACATTTTACCAAAGAAGAATGTCAG gaaaaaatccTCGTCCATTGTGCGCATCCATCCCCTATATTACGCTGGTAAAAATGTGTGTAGTTTTCAGCAACGTGTACGTCGTGAGCAGAAATCTACACATGTGCCTGAGTATTGACGGAAAGTTCAGGGAAAACACTTTGTTCTCCTATAGTTTTGATTGCATCAGAGTTGGAACAAGCGGCATAGCTTTATTAAAACCGGAAGAAGGAGGAGGATTAGGACCACCAAAACCCGTAATTGATAATGCTACAGTGGGAGAAGATTACGATGCAATTGTTGCCAGTGAAGGAGATGATATTCAGAGTGCCAAATTAGCCTAG
- the mRpS29 gene encoding small ribosomal subunit protein mS29, producing MKLFSSVIVKQITGRRNYCVRRYPYVPWRNLEVIQSIEDELKEPPRQVIPENPVKRVSATNPADHTYADVGKFYTLPPADIKRYFQLGGIPKPFTELSKAFNETCLMIRKPFLEVRDYLIQANYSNLPNKYVLYGPVGSGKSLTLLHILHYAALQEFVILHLPNPNYWFKWGKKEAHRSETRPGLIDLPIEAALVLKHFQLQNSKLLEKLELTTSKTHEWNIRESTPAGSPIMDIVAHGINRVKYACDCFDILIDELKVSATNNKCKVLCAIDGYNSLYTNKTMIRIDEKYGTKPEEVSLVQSVFKITKPDWCNGAIVAAISEKTTTPDNRGSFLPFFLLQRKGFEDLDPFIPVQVPELSEMEFHSMLDYYEDRRWLQKPGGRDEIEFISSRIPNDIRNYCAPL from the exons ATGAAGCTGTTCAGTTCAGTCATTG TGAAACAAATCACCGGACGTAGGAATTATTGTGTACGTCGATATCCGTATGTTCCGTGGAGAAATTTGGAAGTAATACAAAGTATAGAAGATGAATTGAAAGAACCTCCTCGGCAGGTGATCCCTGAGAATCCCGTCAAACGTGTTAGCGCAACAAATCCt GCGGATCATACGTATGCTGATGTTGGTAAATTTTACACACTTCCTCCTGCTGACATAAAACGCTACTTTCAGTTAGGGGGCATACCAAAACCATTCACCGAACTATCGAAAGCATTTAATGAAACTTGTCTCATGATTCGAAAACCTTTTCTGGAAGTTCGTGATTACCTAATTCAAGCGAATTATTCCAATCTACCCAACAAATATGTTTTAT ATGGACCCGTTGGCAGTGGAAAATCATTGACTTTACTTCACATCTTGCATTATGCAGCCTTGCAGGAATTTGTTATACTTCATTTGCCAAatc CTAAttattggtttaaatggggaaaGAAAGAAGCTCATCGTTCTGAAACTAGACCTGGTTTGATCGATTTACCAATTGAAGCAGCTcttgttttgaaacatttccagCTTCAGAACTCCAAGCTACTGGAAAAATTGGAG TTGACTACATCGAAAACCCATGAATGGAATATAAGAGAATCGACACCGGCTGGTTCGCCTATAATGGATATCGTCGCTCACGGAATTAACAGAGTTAAATATGCCTGTGACTGCTTCGACATATTAATCGATGAGTTGAAAGTGTCTGCTACGAATAACAA ATGTAAAGTTTTATGCGCTATCGATGGATACAATTCGTTGTACACTAATAAGACTATGATAAGGATAGATGAAAAATATGGAACGAAACCTGAAGAAGTTTCGCTCGTTcaatcagttttcaaaataacgaaACCAGATTGG TGCAATGGTGCTATAGTAGCCGCTATAtctgaaaaaacaacaacaccCGACAACAGGGGTTCATTCCTGCCTTTCTTTTTATTGCAGAGAAAA GGATTTGAAGATCTCGACCCATTCATACCAGTCCAAGTTCCTGAATTGAGCGAAATGGAATTTCATAGCATGTTGGATTACTATGAAGATAGAAGATGGTTACAAAAACCCGGAGGTCGTGACGAAATCGAATTCATTAGTTCAAGAATACCGAATGATATTAGAAATTACTGCGCTCCTTtgtaa